Proteins encoded within one genomic window of Episyrphus balteatus chromosome 1, idEpiBalt1.1, whole genome shotgun sequence:
- the LOC129907635 gene encoding probable serine/threonine-protein kinase clkA has product NNNNNNNNNNNNNNNNNNNNNNNNNNNNNNNNNNNNNNNNNNNNNNNNNNNNNNNNNNNNNNNNNNNNNNNNNNNNNNNNNNNNNNNNNNNNNNNNNNNNNNNNNNNNNNNNNNNNNNNNNNNNNNNNNNNNNNNNNNNNNNNNNNNNNNNNNNNNNNNNNNNNNNNNNNNNNNNNNNNNNNNNNNNNNNNNNNNNNNNNNNNNNNNNNNNNNNNNNNNNNNNNNNNNNNNNNNNNNNNNNNNNNNNNNNNNNNNNNNNNNNNNNNNNNNNNNNNNNNNNNNNNNNNNNNNNNNNNNNNNNNNNNNNNNNNNNNNNNNNNNNNNNNNNNNNNNNNNNNNNNNNNNNNNNNNNNNNNNNNNNNNNNNNNNNNNNNNNNNNDNNKKKRSSIFYANVLPSLGIEYSFRGVNSLLSSKT; this is encoded by the exons aataataataataataataataataataataataataataataataataataataataataataataataataataataataataataataataataataataataataataataataataataataataataataataataataataataataataataataataataataataataataataataataataataataataataataataataataataataataataataataataataataataataataataataataataataataataataataataataataataataataataataataataataataataataataataataataataataataataataataataataataataataataataataataataataataataataataataataataataataataataataataataataataataataataataataataataataataataataataataataataataataataataataataataataataataataataataataataataataataataataataataataataataataataataataataataataataataataataataataataataataataataataataataataataataataataataataataataataataataataataataataataataataataataataataataataataataataataataataataataataataat aataataataataataataataataataataataataataataataataataataataataataataataataataataataataataataataataataataataataataataataataataataataataataataataataataataataataataataataataataataataataataataataataataataataataataataataataataataataataataataataataataataataataataataataataataataataataataataataataataataataataataataataataataataataataataataataataataataataataataataataataataataataataataataataataataataataataataataataataataatgataataataagaaaaaaaggtcTTCCATTTTCTATGCCAATGTCCTGCCCTCGCTAGGAATAGAATACTCTTTCAGGGGAGTGAATTCTTTATTGtcatcaaagacttga